The DNA window ATGCCTCTTGATGTTCGTAAATGGTCTTGCCCGGAATGCGGCGCAGACCATGATCGTGACGTTAATGCGGCCCGTAATATCAAAGCTGCCGGGCTGGCAGTGTTAGCCCACGGAGAGCCTGTAAATCCTGAATCGCATAAAGCGACTTAGGTTCGGCTCCGTGAAGTGGGAATCCTCGCCCTTTAGGGTGGGGAGCAGTCAACCAGCTGTACACGTGTTGCTGTTGGAGTATTGTGAAACAACCATCTCTTTTGATTGAGGAATTGCTGACAATGATAAAAATACTGGGCAAGCGCTCATCAATTAACGTGCGTAAAGTGCTGTGGACCTGTGAAGAAGCGGGGCTGGATTATCAGCAGGAAGATTATGGCAGTGGGTTCCAGTCAATTGAGACTCCGGAGTTTCGTGCCCTTAACCCGAATAGCCTGGTGCCGGTGCTGCTGGATGACGATTTTGTGTTGTGGGAGTCGAACAGTATTTGCCGCTACCTGGCGCGTAAAGCGGGGCGGGAAGACCTGCTCCCCAGCGCACCGCAGGCTGCCGCAGAGGTTGAGCACTGGATGGACTGGCAGGCGACGGAGTTTAACAGTGCCTGGCGCTATGCTTTTATGGGGTTGGTGCGCAAGGATCCACGCTTTCAGGATCCGGCGGCGATCAAAGAGAGCATTGCCGCCTGGACTCGCTGCGTGCAGATCGTCAATGCGCAGCTTCAGCAGACCGGAGCATGGGTCACCGGTAGCCAGTTTACCCTCGCGGATATTGTCCTTGGTCTGTCGGTGCATCGCTGGAAAATGACGCCATTCGCCCATCCGGAAATGGCGGAAGTCGAGCGCTGGTATATGGCGCTGAATCAGCGTTCGGCGTTCAAGCGCCATGGGAATAATGGCGTGGCGTAAACACCATTTTCAATGCCGCTAATATTT is part of the Klebsiella huaxiensis genome and encodes:
- a CDS encoding glutathione S-transferase family protein — encoded protein: MIKILGKRSSINVRKVLWTCEEAGLDYQQEDYGSGFQSIETPEFRALNPNSLVPVLLDDDFVLWESNSICRYLARKAGREDLLPSAPQAAAEVEHWMDWQATEFNSAWRYAFMGLVRKDPRFQDPAAIKESIAAWTRCVQIVNAQLQQTGAWVTGSQFTLADIVLGLSVHRWKMTPFAHPEMAEVERWYMALNQRSAFKRHGNNGVA